In one Candidatus Zixiibacteriota bacterium genomic region, the following are encoded:
- a CDS encoding dockerin type I domain-containing protein: MMKIKPRLILTALGLLLAVSVFGEGEQYQTREEPNTHQHKYSNLQTYLEDDPIRLVDLEDRILKVYVRGGDLDVRDIDLSTVLVQGKIPPYTAARIEGNQLVTDVFIFRFLAAWRPICEDIQGTYSISFDLKNEEHITLYGELHLDYVQGDVNLDGLVNGDDIAFFEDYLYNSGPGSMLEEALNVNCDRYLNLDDLELLKQLVAEAEESEPNREKQGYGDPPTYLEQNPIVLKDLTDRILRVYVRGTNFDIHDIDLSTVVTQGKIPPYTEARIEGDRMVTDVFIFRFLSAWRPIEDDVHSRYTVEFDLNSGEHIVLDGTVNVKIYPGDLNFEEDDCEMLFMLLELAEQGVIDIDVEELERMLEEAGCYEEEEPPYRRRDRDGKPFTYLEEDPVTLVNLPEKLLKVYVRRADYALKDIVLESVLINGKIPPHTEAWIEEDRLITDVLLMRFMTFCRPIEQDVHAGYSVSFDLTNGEHVDLYGEVNIEYIEGDLNLDGTVNIEDIVFIIDYLHHSGPSCVLEEMLDVDNDGIICDRDILAVTQIVY; this comes from the coding sequence ATGATGAAAATAAAGCCAAGACTTATCCTGACCGCTCTCGGGTTGCTCCTTGCCGTTTCCGTTTTCGGCGAGGGTGAGCAATACCAGACTCGCGAAGAACCAAACACTCACCAGCACAAATATTCGAACCTTCAGACCTATCTTGAAGACGACCCAATCAGACTCGTCGACCTTGAGGACCGGATTCTGAAAGTCTACGTGCGCGGGGGAGACCTCGATGTCCGCGACATCGATCTCAGCACGGTGCTCGTTCAGGGGAAAATACCTCCCTATACTGCGGCAAGAATCGAAGGCAACCAACTCGTAACCGATGTTTTCATTTTTCGCTTTCTGGCCGCCTGGCGTCCAATTTGCGAGGATATACAAGGAACCTATTCCATATCATTCGATCTGAAAAACGAAGAACACATTACCCTCTACGGCGAGTTGCATCTCGATTACGTTCAGGGAGACGTTAATCTCGATGGTCTGGTGAACGGGGACGATATCGCCTTCTTCGAAGACTATCTGTACAACAGTGGACCCGGGTCGATGCTGGAAGAAGCCCTAAATGTCAACTGCGACAGATATCTAAACCTGGACGACCTCGAACTTCTCAAGCAGCTCGTCGCGGAGGCAGAGGAGTCCGAACCCAACCGCGAGAAACAAGGCTACGGCGACCCGCCAACCTACCTTGAACAGAACCCGATCGTCCTCAAAGACCTCACAGACAGGATCCTCAGGGTCTACGTGCGTGGCACCAATTTCGACATTCACGATATCGACCTCAGCACAGTTGTAACACAGGGGAAAATCCCGCCATATACCGAAGCCCGCATCGAGGGCGACCGAATGGTCACGGATGTTTTCATATTTCGTTTTCTGAGCGCCTGGCGACCTATCGAAGATGATGTCCACAGTCGCTACACGGTCGAGTTTGATCTCAATTCGGGCGAGCATATTGTGCTTGATGGTACGGTGAACGTAAAGATTTATCCGGGCGATTTGAATTTCGAAGAAGACGATTGTGAGATGTTATTTATGCTTTTGGAACTCGCCGAGCAGGGCGTTATCGACATAGATGTTGAAGAGCTGGAACGCATGCTCGAAGAGGCCGGTTGCTACGAAGAGGAAGAACCGCCGTATCGCCGCCGCGACCGCGATGGCAAGCCGTTTACCTATCTTGAAGAAGATCCTGTCACTCTGGTCAACCTGCCGGAGAAACTCCTCAAAGTGTATGTCCGCCGCGCGGATTATGCTCTTAAGGATATAGTACTGGAATCAGTGCTAATTAACGGGAAAATTCCTCCACATACAGAGGCGTGGATTGAGGAAGACCGCCTGATAACAGATGTCCTCTTGATGCGCTTCATGACTTTCTGCCGGCCAATAGAACAGGATGTCCACGCCGGCTACAGCGTCTCTTTCGATCTTACCAACGGAGAGCATGTTGACTTGTACGGTGAGGTCAACATAGAATATATAGAGGGAGATCTGAACCTCGATGGTACAGTCAATATAGAAGATATTGTCTTTATAATTGACTACCTTCACCACTCCGGACCGTCATGTGTCCTTGAGGAAATGCTCGATGTGGACAATGATGGCATTATCTGTGATAGGGATATACTTGCAGTGACTCAGATTGTCTACTAG
- a CDS encoding putative Ig domain-containing protein: protein MRLTAVLLSVGLILFSFGTVLGQSITIDHVDGLNASGEIEQGATLTVYMRLTGDANAHYVISNGFRVYGNDLNWGSLSGKLNPAYKWDLSFGFPCFFDLGMYINVFSTGSVADTIGFGGAAGMFGTGLPAGFDDIGYWINLGPVTGGGDFLYIDSSFYPPAGRWVWDIVGENVAWGGPYAFPMAIECEPAVFTSTPITEGEVGTEYVYDVNATGNPAPEFSLTVFPEGMAIDPMTGVITFTPTAAGDYAVTVVASNACSAPTQEFVIHVPEPPVAPVITSTPIPNGVVNSVYTYDVNATGNPVPTYALTVFPDGMVIVAETGAITWTPTATGDYDVTVVASNGVVPDAVQSFVITVTPELVSPTIVTTPVTDGQVGEAYYYDVDATGYPEPTFTLTTAPGGMTIDGFTGEINWTPTAAGDFSVTVRAANGVSPAATQSFVIAVVPAFAAPVITSTPVLEGAEGDPYYYDVNATGYPAATFTLTVFPDGMTINEATGEINWTPTVLGDYDVTVVAANGIEPDAVQSFVISVAEGCPVVITYLEQDPIILKDLADRVLRVYVECEDNAHVDLNTVVVQGKIPPYTAARIEGDLLVTDVFIFRFLAAWRPIAADIQSQYTVAYNMLDGTFVELSGEMNLQVYPGDLNFDGIEDVNDITFLVDYMFRGGDEPMLPEALDVNRDGYNDIRDLRAIVEIVY from the coding sequence ATGAGACTAACAGCAGTCTTGCTCAGCGTTGGTCTGATACTGTTCTCATTCGGCACTGTTTTGGGTCAGTCGATTACCATCGACCATGTCGACGGCCTCAATGCCTCGGGTGAGATCGAACAGGGAGCTACGCTTACCGTTTACATGCGCCTGACAGGCGATGCTAATGCGCATTATGTCATATCGAACGGCTTCCGTGTCTACGGTAACGATCTGAACTGGGGCTCACTCAGCGGTAAGCTGAATCCCGCCTACAAGTGGGATCTGAGCTTCGGTTTCCCGTGCTTTTTTGACCTCGGAATGTACATCAACGTATTCTCCACCGGATCGGTCGCTGACACCATCGGTTTCGGTGGTGCAGCCGGTATGTTTGGTACCGGACTTCCGGCCGGATTTGATGATATTGGGTACTGGATCAACCTCGGACCGGTGACCGGCGGCGGCGATTTCCTCTATATCGACTCGTCGTTCTACCCGCCGGCTGGCCGCTGGGTATGGGATATCGTCGGTGAAAACGTTGCCTGGGGCGGCCCGTATGCTTTCCCGATGGCCATAGAGTGCGAACCCGCTGTGTTCACCTCGACCCCGATCACCGAGGGCGAAGTCGGCACGGAGTATGTCTATGACGTCAACGCCACAGGTAACCCGGCTCCGGAATTCTCTCTGACCGTGTTCCCGGAAGGTATGGCTATTGACCCGATGACCGGCGTCATTACTTTCACACCTACCGCCGCCGGCGACTACGCCGTAACAGTTGTGGCCAGCAACGCCTGCAGTGCGCCCACTCAGGAATTTGTCATCCACGTTCCCGAACCGCCAGTGGCCCCCGTGATTACATCCACTCCGATTCCTAATGGCGTGGTCAATTCGGTATACACCTACGATGTCAACGCTACCGGCAACCCGGTCCCGACATATGCCCTGACGGTCTTCCCGGACGGCATGGTGATCGTTGCTGAAACCGGCGCTATTACCTGGACTCCCACCGCCACCGGTGACTATGACGTAACAGTTGTGGCCTCCAACGGTGTCGTGCCGGACGCTGTCCAGAGTTTCGTTATTACCGTCACTCCGGAACTCGTTTCGCCGACTATCGTAACCACTCCCGTGACCGATGGTCAGGTCGGCGAGGCTTATTACTATGACGTCGACGCTACCGGATATCCGGAACCGACCTTCACTCTCACCACCGCTCCGGGCGGGATGACCATCGACGGGTTCACCGGTGAAATTAACTGGACTCCGACTGCCGCTGGTGATTTCAGTGTTACCGTGCGCGCCGCCAACGGTGTGTCTCCGGCCGCTACCCAGAGCTTCGTCATCGCCGTGGTCCCGGCTTTCGCCGCCCCGGTGATTACTTCGACTCCCGTTCTCGAGGGCGCCGAGGGTGACCCGTACTACTACGATGTCAACGCTACCGGCTACCCGGCTGCGACCTTCACCCTGACCGTCTTCCCGGATGGCATGACCATCAATGAAGCTACCGGCGAAATCAACTGGACTCCCACCGTTTTGGGTGACTATGACGTAACAGTTGTGGCCGCCAACGGTATCGAGCCCGATGCGGTCCAGAGCTTCGTGATCAGCGTGGCCGAGGGCTGTCCGGTAGTCATTACCTATCTCGAGCAGGATCCGATCATCCTCAAAGACCTGGCCGACAGAGTCCTCCGCGTCTACGTCGAGTGCGAAGATAACGCGCACGTCGATCTGAACACCGTGGTGGTACAGGGCAAAATTCCGCCGTATACCGCCGCCCGCATCGAGGGCGACCTCCTCGTGACCGATGTCTTTATTTTCCGCTTCCTCGCCGCCTGGAGACCGATTGCGGCCGATATCCAGTCACAGTACACGGTTGCCTACAACATGCTTGACGGCACGTTCGTGGAACTCTCCGGTGAGATGAACCTCCAGGTTTATCCCGGCGACCTGAATTTCGATGGCATTGAAGATGTTAACGATATCACTTTCCTGGTCGACTACATGTTCAGGGGCGGCGACGAACCGATGTTGCCGGAAGCTCTGGATGTGAACCGCGACGGTTACAACGATATCAGAGACCTTCGCGCTATCGTGGAAATCGTATACTAA